GAAGGTGAACTGTCTGAGGTCATTTTTGTCAGTAACAATGACGATTCTTACTGGCTCTGCGGTGATTTAGTCAATCAACTACCCGCTGGTAACTATCAATTGACCGCTGACGAAAAGCAAGTTAGAACCGCCGCTTTTAGTTGGGGCTTAGGCGCTTACCAGTTCGACCGATATAAAAAGAGCGATAAGCAATTCCCACAGCTTGTGGTACCTACACAAGCTCAAGCCGATGAAGCCAACAAGTTCATCCGCTCTGTTTCATTAGTGCGCGACTTGGTCAACACCCCAGCTGCCGATATGATGCCACAGGATTTAGCAGAAACCATGTCAGCAATGGCGACGGAATTTGGCGGAACACTGAGTCAAATCGTTGGTGATGAACTGCTTGAACAGAACTACCCAACCATCCACATGGTCGGCCGAGCCAGCGAAAATGCACCGCGTTTAATTGATCTAACTTGGGGTGATGAATCCGCACCTAAAGTGACACTGGTCGGTAAAGGCGTGTGTTTTGATTCAGGTGGACTCGATTTAAAACCTGGCGCAGGCATGCGCTTAATGAAAAAAGACATGGGCGGCGCCGCACATGTGATTGGTTTAGCACAACTGATTATGGCCAACAACCTACCTATTCGTCTGCGTGTACTCGTCCCCGCCGTTGAAAACGCAGTGTCAGCGAACGCCTTTAGACCCGGCGATGTCATTACCACCCGTAAAGGCATTACCGTTGAAATTGATAACACAGATGCTGAAGGTCGCTTAGTCTTGTGTGATGCACTTGCAGAAGCCAACAACGACAAGCCAGAGCTAATGATCGACTTTGCCACCTTAACCGGCGCGATGCGTGTCGCACTAGGTACAGAGTTACCGGGCTTCTTTAGTAATGATGACCAAGTAGCCGCCGACATTACCGCATCTGGTTTAAGTGTTAATGATCCTGTTTGGCGCATGCCGCTGCACAAGCCATATCTTGAACTTACAGGCAGTGATATTGCCGACTTGGCTAACTGTGGCAAAACTCCGTTTGGCGGCGCAATCACCGCAGCTCTTTATCTAGAAGCCTTTGTCGATAAAGATATTAGCTGGAGCCATTTTGATGTTATGGCATGGAACAACCGCAAGCTTCCAGGTCGTCCAGTCGGCGGTGAAGCCTTTGGTATTCGCGCAGTATTTGATTACCTGCAAAATCGTTTTAACAAGTAAGCTTACTTTTTGATCCAGTAAGCTCATTACTAGAAAATAGGCCTGTTGATACAGGCCTTTTTTATTAAAAAAATCACTTCTTTGTTTATTGCATTAGTCAATGTAGAGAACAAACATC
The Shewanella sp. KX20019 DNA segment above includes these coding regions:
- a CDS encoding leucyl aminopeptidase family protein, with the protein product MSNIIVSGVSGIPLSIFNSETFSQWREQQAKSVINWLTTTQFSGNGACLIPNTEGELSEVIFVSNNDDSYWLCGDLVNQLPAGNYQLTADEKQVRTAAFSWGLGAYQFDRYKKSDKQFPQLVVPTQAQADEANKFIRSVSLVRDLVNTPAADMMPQDLAETMSAMATEFGGTLSQIVGDELLEQNYPTIHMVGRASENAPRLIDLTWGDESAPKVTLVGKGVCFDSGGLDLKPGAGMRLMKKDMGGAAHVIGLAQLIMANNLPIRLRVLVPAVENAVSANAFRPGDVITTRKGITVEIDNTDAEGRLVLCDALAEANNDKPELMIDFATLTGAMRVALGTELPGFFSNDDQVAADITASGLSVNDPVWRMPLHKPYLELTGSDIADLANCGKTPFGGAITAALYLEAFVDKDISWSHFDVMAWNNRKLPGRPVGGEAFGIRAVFDYLQNRFNK